A window of Corvus moneduloides isolate bCorMon1 chromosome 30, bCorMon1.pri, whole genome shotgun sequence contains these coding sequences:
- the LOC116436718 gene encoding uncharacterized transmembrane protein DDB_G0289901-like isoform X17: MRRYFSRYGEGSFSSSSAHCGTLGGGDRRFGGFGQGYGSRSLHNLGGFRNVYTGGGYGGEGVGYGRCLGFGGWRQPERGFGGRGYFVGAFQGGETGLGGTYRGVSGREVLGGGLGVGEQGAGQGLGQAGVLRGIEEVHVNTNLLRPIQLQVDPEFQRARSDEKEQIKALNNKFASFIEKVQCLERQNQALLAKWELLQQQSSGPEESRNINNFFQSYISNLQRQLETLQSQKEQLDPEAYNMLRLVEDYKNRFEEEINKRTSKEEEFVELKKELDSAYMGKMEFDVRVDILRQELEFLRCLYEAELSQLQTVVGNTDIIVSMDNHRELNMDGIIEEVRQEYEGMAQKSTAELDAMYQGRYQDLQNMWVNQREQLRNSHQEIQELTRQIQRLQPEIEIARKRNSSLQDSIKDAEHRGSSAIRDGQKKLQELENALQQAKDDLSHLVHDYQELLNVKLGLDIEIAMYRSLLEEEENRIQEGSLATICVIDHNSRAPGVFGGIKSVKGGMSSGGTSGSGVKGPISGGGKGGSSSGGSGSICGGGKGSGYRGGGSSGGGGSMSKGSSSSGGWGSSSGGGGSSYGGGKGSGYGGGGSSGGGGSICGGGSSSGSGGSMSKGSSISGGGGSSSGGGGSSYGGGKGSGYGGGGSSGGSGGSMSKGSSISGGGGSSSGGGGSSYGGGKGSGYGGGGSSGGSGGSMSKGSSISGGGGSSSGGGGSSYGGGKGSGYGGGGSSGGGGSICGGGSSSGSGGSMSKGSSISGGGGSSSGGGGSSYGGGKGSGYGGGGSSGGSGGSMSKGSSISGGGGSSSGGGGSSYGGGKGSGYGGGGSSGGGGSICGGGSSSGSGGSMSKGSSISGGGGMSSGSGGSSYGGGKGSGYGGGGSSGSGGSICGGGSSSGSGGSMSKGSSISGGGGMSSGSGGSSYGGGKGSGYGGGSSGSGGSMSGGGQSSGGYGSSSGSGRCSPHSGGMSSGGGSSCGRRGSISGGGGQGSSGSGGSMSGGGQSSGGYGSSSGSGRCSPHSGGMSSGGGSSCGRRGSISGGGGQGSSGSGGSMSGGGQSSGGYGSSSGSGRCSPHSGGMSSGGGSSCGRRGSISGGGGQGSSGSGGSMSGGGQSSGGYGSSSGSGRCSPHSGGMSSGGGSSCGRRGSISGGGGQGSSGSGGSMSGGGQISGGYGSSSGSGRCSPHSGGMSSGGGSSCGRRGSISGGGGQGSSGSGGSMSGGGQSSGGYGSSSGSGRCSPHSGGMSSGGGSSCGRRGSISGGGGGGGGGGSGHGGSSYGSGGSISGGEGGSGYGGSSYGSGGSISGGEGGSGYGGSSGYGGGSGRRGSISGGGHSSGGWGSGSGSGGSSSGGGIGSGYGGRESSGRRGSISGGGGSSGHGGSSYGSGGSISGGEGGSGYGGSSGYGGGSGRRGSISGGGHSSGGWGSGSGSGGSSSGGGISSGYGGGESSGRRGSISGGGGSLGSGGSSYGSGESICGGEGGSGYGVGGSSGRRGSISGGGGGGGGGGSGHGGSSYGSGGSISGGEGGSGYGGSSGYGGGSGRRGSISGGGGSSGHGGSSYGSGGCIGGGEGASGCGGGSGYGGGSGYGGGSGYGGNSGYGGGSGYGGNSGYGGGSGYGGGGSSISGGWGSSSAGTCSPGSRGEGGWDCSGGDSFYGGGTCGARTSSCRDGTEEGGSGGGCSSPRLGYWSAYGSGSGSSGDAAHN, from the exons ATGAGACGATATTTCTCCAGATATGGGGAAGGGAGTTTCAGTTCTTCTTCTGCTCACTGCGGGACCTTGGGAGGTGGAGACAGGAGATTTGGAGGGTTTGGGCAAGGGTatggcagcaggagcctccACAACCTTGGAGGGTTCAGGAATGTCTATACTGGTGGAGGCTACGGAGGAGAAGGAGTAGGATATGGGAGATGCCTTGGGTTTGGTGGCTGGAGACAACCTGAGAGGGGCTTTGGTGGAAGAGGATATTTCGTGGGAGCTTTTCAAGGTGGTGAAACAGGGCTTGGTGGCACCTACAGAGGAGTTTCAGGCAGGGAGGTGCTCGGAGGAGGTCTTGGAGTAGGGGAACAAGGGGCTGGACAGGGATTGGGACAGGCTGGAGTTCTCCGAGGCATTGAGGAGGTCCATGTCAACACCAACCTGCTGAGGCCAATACAGCTCCAGGTGGACCCTGAGTTCCAGCGAGCGCGCTCGGATGAGAAGGAGCAGATCAAAGCTCTCAACAACAAATTCGCATCATTCATCGAGAAG GTTCAATGTCTGGAGCGGCAGAATCAGGCACTCTTGGCCAAGTGGgaacttctgcagcagcaaagctctggccctgaggagagcaggaaCATCAACAACTTCTTCCAGTCCTACATCAGCAACCTGCAGCGGCAGCTTGAGACGCTCCAGAgccagaaggagcagctggatcCCGAAGCCTACAACATGCTCCGGCTTGTTGAGGATTATAAAAACAG aTTCGAGGAGGAGATCAACAAACGCACGTCCAAGGAGGAGGAGTTTGTGGAGCTTAAAAAG gaaCTGGATAGTGCATACATGGGAAAAATGGAGTTTGATGTCCGGGTGGATAtcctgaggcaggagctggagttCCTCCGGTGTTTATATGAAGCC gagctgtcccagctgcaaACAGTGGTTGGGAACACTGACATCATTGTGTCCATGGACAACCACAGGGAGTTGAACATGGATGGAATCATCGAGGAGGTCAGGCAGGAATATGAGGGGATGGCCCAGAAGAGCACAGCTGAACTGGATGCCATGTACCAGGGCAGG TACCAGGACCTGCAGAACATGTGGGTGAATCAACgagagcagctgaggaacagTCACCAGGAAATTCAGGAACTCACCAGGCAGATCCAAAGACTCCAACCAGAAATTGAAATTGCAAGGAAAAGG AATTCCAGCCTCCAAGACTCCATTAAAGATGCTGAGCACCGTGGGAGCTCGGCCATCAGGGATGGCCAGAAAaagctccaggagctggaaaacGCCCTCCAACAGGCCAAGGATGACCTTTCTCACCTTGTCCATGATTACCAGGAGCTCCTGAATGTAAAGCTGGGCCTGGACATCGAGATCGCCATGTATCGATCACTCcttgaggaggaggagaacag GATCCAGGAAGGATCACTGGCCACAATCT GTGTCATTGACCACAATTCCAGAGCTCCTGGAGTCTTTGGAGGCATAAAAAGTGTGAAGGGGGGAATGAGCTCTGGTGGTACCAGCGGGAGCGGAGTGAAAGGGCCGATCtctggagggggaaaaggtgGATCCAGCTCTGGTGGGAGTGGGTCCATCTGTGGAGGGGGAAAAGGTTCAGGatacagaggaggaggaagctcaGGTGGTGGAGGTTCCATGTCCAAGGGTAGCAGCAGTTCGGGAGGGTGGGGGTCCAGCTCTGGTGGAGGTGGTTCAAGTTATGGAGGTGGAAAAGGTTCAGGatatggaggaggaggaagctctGGAGGAGGTGGGTCCATCTGTGGAGGAGGATCCAGCTCTGGCAGTGGAGGCTCCATGTCCAagggcagcagcatctctggagGTGGAGGATCCAGCTCTGGAGGAGGTGGTTCAAGTtatggaggaggaaaaggttCAGGatatggaggaggaggaagctctGGAGGCAGTGGAG GCTCCATGTCCAagggcagcagcatctctggagGTGGAGGATCCAGCTCTGGAGGAGGTGGGTCAAGTTATGGAGGTGGAAAAGGTTCAGGatatggaggaggaggaagctctGGAGGCAGTGGAGGCTCCATGTCCAagggcagcagcatctctggagGTGGAGGATCCAGCTCTGGAGGAGGTGGGTCAAGTTATGGAGGTGGAAAAGGTTCAGGatatggaggaggaggaagctctGGAGGAGGTGGGTCCATCTGTGGAGGAGGATCCAGCTCTGGCAGTGGAGGCTCCATGTCCAagggcagcagcatctctggagGTGGAGGATCCAGCTCTGGTGGAGGTGGGTCAAGTTATGGAGGTGGAAAAGGTTCAGGatatggaggaggaggaagctctGGAGGCAGTGGAGGCTCCATGTCCAagggcagcagcatctctggagGTGGAGGATCCAGCTCTGGAGGAGGTGGGTCAAGTTATGGAGGTGGAAAAGGTTCAGGatatggaggaggaggaagctctGGAGGAGGTGGGTCCATCTGTGGAGGAGGATCCAGCTCTGGCAGTGGAGGTTCCATGTCCAagggcagcagcatctctggagGTGGAGGGATGAGCTCTGGTAGTGGTGGGTCAAGTTATGGAGGAGGGAAAGGTTCAGGatatggaggaggaggaagctctGGCAGTGGAGGCTCCATCTGTGGAGGAGGATCCAGCTCTGGCAGTGGAGGTTCCATGTCCAagggcagcagcatctctggagGTGGAGGGATGAGCTCTGGTAGTGGTGGGTCAAGTTATGGAGGAGGGAAAGGTTCAGGATATGGAGGAGGAAGTTCAG GCAGTGGTGGCTCCATGTCTGGAGGTGGCCAGAGCTCCGGTGGTTATGGATCGAGCTCTGGGAGCGGCAGGTGCAGCCCCCACAGTGGTGGGATGAGCTctggaggtgggagcagctgtggcaggagaggctccatctctggaggtggAGGACAGGGAAGCTCAG GCAGTGGTGGCTCCATGTCTGGAGGTGGCCAGAGCTCCGGTGGTTATGGATCGAGCTCTGGGAGCGGCAGGTGCAGCCCCCACAGTGGTGGGATGAGCTctggaggtgggagcagctgtggcaggagaggctccatctctggaggtggAGGACAGGGAAGCTCAGGCAGTGGTGGCTCCATGTCTGGAGGTGGCCAGAGCTCCGGTGGTTATGGATCGAGCTCTGGGAGCGGCAGGTGCAGCCCCCACAGTGGTGGGATGAGCTctggaggtgggagcagctgtggcaggagaggctccatctctggaggtggAGGACAGGGAAGCTCAG GCAGTGGTGGCTCCATGTCTGGAGGTGGCCAG AGCTCCGGTGGTTATGGATCGAGCTCTGGGAGCGGCAGGTGCAGCCCCCACAGTGGTGGGATGAGCTctggaggtgggagcagctgtggcaggagaggctccatctctggaggtggAGGACAGGGAAGCTCAGGCAGTGGTGGCTCCATGTCTGGAGGTGGCCAGATCTCCGGTGGTTATGGATCGAGCTCTGGGAGCGGCAGGTGCAGTCCCCACAGTGGTGGGATGAGCTctggaggtgggagcagctgtggcaggagaggctccatctctggaggtggAGGACAGGGAAGCTCAGGCAGTGGTGGCTCCATGTCTGGAGGTGGCCAGAGCTCCGGTGGTTATGGATCGAGCTCTGGGAGCGGCAGGTGCAGCCCCCACAGTGGTGGGATGAGCTctggaggtgggagcagctgtggcaggagagggtccatctctggaggtggtggaggaggaggagggggaggctcAGGTCATGGAGGATCCAGTTATGGCAGTGGTGGGTCCATcagtggaggagaaggag gctcAGGTTATGGAGGATCCAGTTATGGCAGTGGTGGGTCCATcagtggaggagaaggaggttcCGGCTATGGAGGGAGCTCAGGATATGGAGGTGGCTCTGGCAGGAGAGGGTCCATCTCTGGAGGTGGTCACAGCTCTGGAGGGTGGGGATCAGGCTCTGGCAGTGGCGGGAGCAGTTCTGGAGGAGGAATCGGCTCCGGCTATGGAGGAA gagaaagctCTGGGAGGAGAGG GTCCATCTCTGGAG ggggaggaagctCAGGTCATGGAGGATCCAGTTATGGCAGTGGTGGGTCCATcagtggaggagaaggaggttcAGGCTATGGAGGGAGCTCAGGATATGGAGGTGGCTCTGGCAGGAGAGGGTCCATCTCTGGTGGTGGTCACAGCTCTGGAGGGTGGGGATCAGGCTCTGGCAGTGGTGGAAGCAGTTCTGGAGGAGGAATCAGCTCCGGCtatggaggaggagaaagctCTGGGAGGAGAGGGTCCATCTCTGGTGGTGGAGGAAGCTTGGGCAGTGGTGGATCTAGTTATGGCAGTGGTGAATCCATctgtggaggagaaggaggctCTGGGTATGGAGTAGGAGGAAGCTCTGGGAGGAGAGGATCCATCTCTGGaggtggtggaggaggaggagggggaggctcAGGTCATGGAGGATCCAGTTATGGCAGCGGCGGGTCCATcagtggaggagaaggaggttcCGGCTATGGAGGGAGCTCAGGATATGGAGGTGGCTCTGGTAGGAGAGGGTCCATCTCTGGAGGTGGAGGAAGCTCAGGCCATGGAGGATCCAGTTATGGCAGTGGTGGATGCATTGGGGGGGGAGAAGGGGCCTCAGGGTGTGGAGGAGGGTCAGGATATGGAGGAGGCTCTGGATATGGGGGAGGCTCAGGGTACGGAGGAAACTCTGGATATGGGGGAGGCTCAGGGTATGGAGGAAACTCTGGATATGGGGGAGGTTCAGGCtatggaggaggaggaagctccATCTCTGGAGGCTGGGGATCGAGCTCTGctggcacctgcagccctggcagtcGGGGGGAAGGAGGTTGGGATTGCTCCGGAGGGGACAGTTTTTATGGAGGAGGGACCTGTGGAGCCAGGACATCCAGCTGCAGAGATGGGACTGAGGAAGGCGGGTCAGGAGGAGGGTGCTCTTCTCCAAGACTGGGTTACTGGTCTGCCTATGGAAGTGGCTCAGGTTCCTCTGGAGATGCTGCCCACAATTAA
- the LOC116436718 gene encoding uncharacterized transmembrane protein DDB_G0289901-like isoform X11, whose amino-acid sequence MRRYFSRYGEGSFSSSSAHCGTLGGGDRRFGGFGQGYGSRSLHNLGGFRNVYTGGGYGGEGVGYGRCLGFGGWRQPERGFGGRGYFVGAFQGGETGLGGTYRGVSGREVLGGGLGVGEQGAGQGLGQAGVLRGIEEVHVNTNLLRPIQLQVDPEFQRARSDEKEQIKALNNKFASFIEKVQCLERQNQALLAKWELLQQQSSGPEESRNINNFFQSYISNLQRQLETLQSQKEQLDPEAYNMLRLVEDYKNRFEEEINKRTSKEEEFVELKKELDSAYMGKMEFDVRVDILRQELEFLRCLYEAELSQLQTVVGNTDIIVSMDNHRELNMDGIIEEVRQEYEGMAQKSTAELDAMYQGRYQDLQNMWVNQREQLRNSHQEIQELTRQIQRLQPEIEIARKRNSSLQDSIKDAEHRGSSAIRDGQKKLQELENALQQAKDDLSHLVHDYQELLNVKLGLDIEIAMYRSLLEEEENRIQEGSLATICVIDHNSRAPGVFGGIKSVKGGMSSGGTSGSGVKGPISGGGKGGSSSGGSGSICGGGKGSGYRGGGSSGGGGSMSKGSSSSGGWGSSSGGGGSSYGGGKGSGYGGGGSSGGGGSICGGGSSSGSGGSMSKGSSISGGGGSSSGGGGSSYGGGKGSGYGGGGSSGGSGGSMSKGSSISGGGGSSSGGGGSSYGGGKGSGYGGGGSSGGSGGSMSKGSSISGGGGSSSGGGGSSYGGGKGSGYGGGGSSGGGGSICGGGSSSGSGGSMSKGSSISGGGGSSSGGGGSSYGGGKGSGYGGGGSSGGSGGSMSKGSSISGGGGSSSGGGGSSYGGGKGSGYGGGGSSGGGGSICGGGSSSGSGGSMSKGSSISGGGGMSSGSGGSSYGGGKGSGYGGGGSSGSGGSICGGGSSSGSGGSMSKGSSISGGGGMSSGSGGSSYGGGKGSGYGGGSSGSGGSMSGGGQSSGGYGSSSGSGRCSPHSGGMSSGGGSSCGRRGSISGGGGQGSSGSGGSMSGGGQSSGGYGSSSGSGRCSPHSGGMSSGGGSSCGRRGSISGGGGQGSSGSGGSMSGGGQSSGGYGSSSGSGRCSPHSGGMSSGGGSSCGRRGSISGGGGQGSSGSGGSMSGGGQSSGGYGSSSGSGRCSPHSGGMSSGGGSSCGRRGSISGGGGQGSSGSGGSMSGGGQISGGYGSSSGSGRCSPHSGGMSSGGGSSCGRRGSISGGGGQGSSGSGGSMSGGGQSSGGYGSSSGSGRCSPHSGGMSSGGGSSCGRRGSISGGGGGGGGGGSGHGGSSYGSGGSISGGEGGSGYGGSSYGSGGSISGGEGGSGYGGSSGYGGGSGRRGSISGGGHSSGGWGSGSGSGGSSSGGGIGSGYGGSSGSGGSSSGGCIGGGEGGGGSSGRRGSISGGGHSSGGYGSGSGRCSPHSGGISSGGWSSSGRRGSISGGGGEGGGGSSGHGGSSYGSGGSISGGEGGSGYGGSSGYGGGSGRRGSISGGGGSSGSGGSICGGEGGSGYGVGGSSGRRGSISGGGGGGGGGGSGHGGSSYGSGGSISGGEGGSGYGGSSGYGGGSGRRGSISGGGGSSGHGGSSYGSGGCIGGGEGASGCGGGSGYGGGSGYGGGSGYGGNSGYGGGSGYGGNSGYGGGSGYGGGGSSISGGWGSSSAGTCSPGSRGEGGWDCSGGDSFYGGGTCGARTSSCRDGTEEGGSGGGCSSPRLGYWSAYGSGSGSSGDAAHN is encoded by the exons ATGAGACGATATTTCTCCAGATATGGGGAAGGGAGTTTCAGTTCTTCTTCTGCTCACTGCGGGACCTTGGGAGGTGGAGACAGGAGATTTGGAGGGTTTGGGCAAGGGTatggcagcaggagcctccACAACCTTGGAGGGTTCAGGAATGTCTATACTGGTGGAGGCTACGGAGGAGAAGGAGTAGGATATGGGAGATGCCTTGGGTTTGGTGGCTGGAGACAACCTGAGAGGGGCTTTGGTGGAAGAGGATATTTCGTGGGAGCTTTTCAAGGTGGTGAAACAGGGCTTGGTGGCACCTACAGAGGAGTTTCAGGCAGGGAGGTGCTCGGAGGAGGTCTTGGAGTAGGGGAACAAGGGGCTGGACAGGGATTGGGACAGGCTGGAGTTCTCCGAGGCATTGAGGAGGTCCATGTCAACACCAACCTGCTGAGGCCAATACAGCTCCAGGTGGACCCTGAGTTCCAGCGAGCGCGCTCGGATGAGAAGGAGCAGATCAAAGCTCTCAACAACAAATTCGCATCATTCATCGAGAAG GTTCAATGTCTGGAGCGGCAGAATCAGGCACTCTTGGCCAAGTGGgaacttctgcagcagcaaagctctggccctgaggagagcaggaaCATCAACAACTTCTTCCAGTCCTACATCAGCAACCTGCAGCGGCAGCTTGAGACGCTCCAGAgccagaaggagcagctggatcCCGAAGCCTACAACATGCTCCGGCTTGTTGAGGATTATAAAAACAG aTTCGAGGAGGAGATCAACAAACGCACGTCCAAGGAGGAGGAGTTTGTGGAGCTTAAAAAG gaaCTGGATAGTGCATACATGGGAAAAATGGAGTTTGATGTCCGGGTGGATAtcctgaggcaggagctggagttCCTCCGGTGTTTATATGAAGCC gagctgtcccagctgcaaACAGTGGTTGGGAACACTGACATCATTGTGTCCATGGACAACCACAGGGAGTTGAACATGGATGGAATCATCGAGGAGGTCAGGCAGGAATATGAGGGGATGGCCCAGAAGAGCACAGCTGAACTGGATGCCATGTACCAGGGCAGG TACCAGGACCTGCAGAACATGTGGGTGAATCAACgagagcagctgaggaacagTCACCAGGAAATTCAGGAACTCACCAGGCAGATCCAAAGACTCCAACCAGAAATTGAAATTGCAAGGAAAAGG AATTCCAGCCTCCAAGACTCCATTAAAGATGCTGAGCACCGTGGGAGCTCGGCCATCAGGGATGGCCAGAAAaagctccaggagctggaaaacGCCCTCCAACAGGCCAAGGATGACCTTTCTCACCTTGTCCATGATTACCAGGAGCTCCTGAATGTAAAGCTGGGCCTGGACATCGAGATCGCCATGTATCGATCACTCcttgaggaggaggagaacag GATCCAGGAAGGATCACTGGCCACAATCT GTGTCATTGACCACAATTCCAGAGCTCCTGGAGTCTTTGGAGGCATAAAAAGTGTGAAGGGGGGAATGAGCTCTGGTGGTACCAGCGGGAGCGGAGTGAAAGGGCCGATCtctggagggggaaaaggtgGATCCAGCTCTGGTGGGAGTGGGTCCATCTGTGGAGGGGGAAAAGGTTCAGGatacagaggaggaggaagctcaGGTGGTGGAGGTTCCATGTCCAAGGGTAGCAGCAGTTCGGGAGGGTGGGGGTCCAGCTCTGGTGGAGGTGGTTCAAGTTATGGAGGTGGAAAAGGTTCAGGatatggaggaggaggaagctctGGAGGAGGTGGGTCCATCTGTGGAGGAGGATCCAGCTCTGGCAGTGGAGGCTCCATGTCCAagggcagcagcatctctggagGTGGAGGATCCAGCTCTGGAGGAGGTGGTTCAAGTtatggaggaggaaaaggttCAGGatatggaggaggaggaagctctGGAGGCAGTGGAG GCTCCATGTCCAagggcagcagcatctctggagGTGGAGGATCCAGCTCTGGAGGAGGTGGGTCAAGTTATGGAGGTGGAAAAGGTTCAGGatatggaggaggaggaagctctGGAGGCAGTGGAGGCTCCATGTCCAagggcagcagcatctctggagGTGGAGGATCCAGCTCTGGAGGAGGTGGGTCAAGTTATGGAGGTGGAAAAGGTTCAGGatatggaggaggaggaagctctGGAGGAGGTGGGTCCATCTGTGGAGGAGGATCCAGCTCTGGCAGTGGAGGCTCCATGTCCAagggcagcagcatctctggagGTGGAGGATCCAGCTCTGGTGGAGGTGGGTCAAGTTATGGAGGTGGAAAAGGTTCAGGatatggaggaggaggaagctctGGAGGCAGTGGAGGCTCCATGTCCAagggcagcagcatctctggagGTGGAGGATCCAGCTCTGGAGGAGGTGGGTCAAGTTATGGAGGTGGAAAAGGTTCAGGatatggaggaggaggaagctctGGAGGAGGTGGGTCCATCTGTGGAGGAGGATCCAGCTCTGGCAGTGGAGGTTCCATGTCCAagggcagcagcatctctggagGTGGAGGGATGAGCTCTGGTAGTGGTGGGTCAAGTTATGGAGGAGGGAAAGGTTCAGGatatggaggaggaggaagctctGGCAGTGGAGGCTCCATCTGTGGAGGAGGATCCAGCTCTGGCAGTGGAGGTTCCATGTCCAagggcagcagcatctctggagGTGGAGGGATGAGCTCTGGTAGTGGTGGGTCAAGTTATGGAGGAGGGAAAGGTTCAGGATATGGAGGAGGAAGTTCAG GCAGTGGTGGCTCCATGTCTGGAGGTGGCCAGAGCTCCGGTGGTTATGGATCGAGCTCTGGGAGCGGCAGGTGCAGCCCCCACAGTGGTGGGATGAGCTctggaggtgggagcagctgtggcaggagaggctccatctctggaggtggAGGACAGGGAAGCTCAG GCAGTGGTGGCTCCATGTCTGGAGGTGGCCAGAGCTCCGGTGGTTATGGATCGAGCTCTGGGAGCGGCAGGTGCAGCCCCCACAGTGGTGGGATGAGCTctggaggtgggagcagctgtggcaggagaggctccatctctggaggtggAGGACAGGGAAGCTCAGGCAGTGGTGGCTCCATGTCTGGAGGTGGCCAGAGCTCCGGTGGTTATGGATCGAGCTCTGGGAGCGGCAGGTGCAGCCCCCACAGTGGTGGGATGAGCTctggaggtgggagcagctgtggcaggagaggctccatctctggaggtggAGGACAGGGAAGCTCAG GCAGTGGTGGCTCCATGTCTGGAGGTGGCCAG AGCTCCGGTGGTTATGGATCGAGCTCTGGGAGCGGCAGGTGCAGCCCCCACAGTGGTGGGATGAGCTctggaggtgggagcagctgtggcaggagaggctccatctctggaggtggAGGACAGGGAAGCTCAGGCAGTGGTGGCTCCATGTCTGGAGGTGGCCAGATCTCCGGTGGTTATGGATCGAGCTCTGGGAGCGGCAGGTGCAGTCCCCACAGTGGTGGGATGAGCTctggaggtgggagcagctgtggcaggagaggctccatctctggaggtggAGGACAGGGAAGCTCAGGCAGTGGTGGCTCCATGTCTGGAGGTGGCCAGAGCTCCGGTGGTTATGGATCGAGCTCTGGGAGCGGCAGGTGCAGCCCCCACAGTGGTGGGATGAGCTctggaggtgggagcagctgtggcaggagagggtccatctctggaggtggtggaggaggaggagggggaggctcAGGTCATGGAGGATCCAGTTATGGCAGTGGTGGGTCCATcagtggaggagaaggag gctcAGGTTATGGAGGATCCAGTTATGGCAGTGGTGGGTCCATcagtggaggagaaggaggttcCGGCTATGGAGGGAGCTCAGGATATGGAGGTGGCTCTGGCAGGAGAGGGTCCATCTCTGGAGGTGGTCACAGCTCTGGAGGGTGGGGATCAGGCTCTGGCAGTGGCGGGAGCAGTTCTGGAGGAGGAATCGGCTCCGGCTATGGAGGAAGCTCAGGCAGTGGAGGATCAAGCTCTGGTGGGTGCAttggtggaggagaaggaggtggagGAAGCTCAGGCAGGAGAGGCTCCATCTCTGGAGGCGGTCACAGCTCTGGTGGTTATGGCTCTGGCAGTGGCAGGTGCAGCCCCCACAGTGGCGGGATCAGCTCTGGAGGTTGGAGCAGCTCTGGTAGGAGAGGTTCCATCTCtggaggtggaggagaaggagggggaggaagctCAGGTCATGGAGGATCCAGTTATGGCAGTGGCGGGTCCATcagtggaggagaaggaggttcCGGCTATGGAGGGAGCTCAGGATATGGAG GTGGCTCTGGTAGGAGAGGGTCCATCTCTGGTGGTGGAGGAAGCTCGGGCAGTGGTGGATCCATctgtggaggagaaggaggctCTGG GTATGGAGTAGGAGGAAGCTCTGGGAGGAGAGGATCCATCTCTGGaggtggtggaggaggaggagggggaggctcAGGTCATGGAGGATCCAGTTATGGCAGCGGCGGGTCCATcagtggaggagaaggaggttcCGGCTATGGAGGGAGCTCAGGATATGGAGGTGGCTCTGGTAGGAGAGGGTCCATCTCTGGAGGTGGAGGAAGCTCAGGCCATGGAGGATCCAGTTATGGCAGTGGTGGATGCATTGGGGGGGGAGAAGGGGCCTCAGGGTGTGGAGGAGGGTCAGGATATGGAGGAGGCTCTGGATATGGGGGAGGCTCAGGGTACGGAGGAAACTCTGGATATGGGGGAGGCTCAGGGTATGGAGGAAACTCTGGATATGGGGGAGGTTCAGGCtatggaggaggaggaagctccATCTCTGGAGGCTGGGGATCGAGCTCTGctggcacctgcagccctggcagtcGGGGGGAAGGAGGTTGGGATTGCTCCGGAGGGGACAGTTTTTATGGAGGAGGGACCTGTGGAGCCAGGACATCCAGCTGCAGAGATGGGACTGAGGAAGGCGGGTCAGGAGGAGGGTGCTCTTCTCCAAGACTGGGTTACTGGTCTGCCTATGGAAGTGGCTCAGGTTCCTCTGGAGATGCTGCCCACAATTAA